The following are from one region of the Silene latifolia isolate original U9 population chromosome 9, ASM4854445v1, whole genome shotgun sequence genome:
- the LOC141602006 gene encoding uncharacterized protein LOC141602006, protein MRRVREKLDGYFGIEVDCMGRAGGLAFMWKKELDCSLLTASIHHIDLLVKEGGREWRATGFYGWPMVSDRNLSWELLRLLSGQSDLPWLCMGDFNEVLFSTEMKGGSRPQWQMNNFRTSVDDCGLTDIGWEGYQFTWDNGQAGEANRQSMIDRAMCTNSWLELFPYAKLIHLTREWSDHAPIKLLLDRRVTVMEVKRGFKFEQMWIGEEGCEEAIRRGVGKGRGELGAAINECARELQAWKKSSIRKIG, encoded by the coding sequence ATGCGGAGAGTGAGAGAGAAGTTGGATGGGTATTTTGGTATAGAGGTTGATTGTATGGGGAGAGCTGGTGGTCTAGCTTTTATGTGGAAGAAGGAGCTTGATTGTTCTCTTTTGACGGCATCGATTCATCACATTGATCTGCTGGTGAAGGAGGGAGGTAGAGAGTGGCGAGCTACAGGTTTCTACGGATGGCCTATGGTTTCAGATAGAAACTTATCTTGGGAATTACTTCGACTCCTTAGTGGGCAATCAGATTTACCATGGCTATGTATGGGTGACTTTAATGAGGTCCTTTTTTCGACTGAGATGAAAGGAGGGAGTAGACCACAGTGGCAAATGAACAATTTCCGAACATCTGTAGATGATTGTGGCCTGACTGATATTGGGTGGGAGGGGTACCAGTTCACTTGGGATAATGGGCAAGCAGGAGAAGCAAACAGACAGAGTATGATAGATAGAGCTATGTGCACAAACTCGTGGTTGGAACTTTTCCCGTATGCTAAACTCATCCATTTAACTCGGGAATGGTCTGACCACGCGCCAATTAAGTTGCTCCTGGACAGGCGTGTTACGGTGATGGAGGTGAAACGTGGCTTTAAATTTGAGCAAATGTGGATTGGCGAGGAGGGGTGCGAGGAGGCGATTAGGCGAGGTGTTGGTAAGGGGCGTGGTGAGTTGGGTGCGGCTATTAATGAGTGTGCAAGAGAATTACAGGCGTGGAAGAAATCTAGCATCCGTAAAATTGGGTAA
- the LOC141602007 gene encoding uncharacterized protein LOC141602007, protein MLIDDNDVERTGQEAIAGVASNYFQELFTSTQPRDFNAMLIGLEGRVHNRMNERLRLEYREEEVVEALNQMHPLKAPGPDGMNALFFQSFWHIIGSDVIATILGILRGELDPNDFNKTNIVLIPKKKAPDKIRDFRPISLCNVVYKLVSKVLANRLKGFLGEIVSENQSAFTPGRLITDNVLIAFEMFHHMKCSSNAEGGMAIKLDMAKAYDRVEWVFLRRVLEVMDFDRGWVSRVMACVSSVSFSVLINGFPTDNFRPQRGLRQGDPLSPYLFILCAEALSNLVRRAVERGTLTGLRISSCARISHLFFADDSIFFVKANEEEAGVVNDILRRYEAASGQLVSLDKTTVSFSKGVRRDVREQIAARLGVREVEVQERYLGLPTVVGHSKKVLTDILRDKLSKRLQGWRGKLLSRAGREVLIKVVANSLPTYVMSVFKIPANFCNVLKSMVARFWWGHEEGKRGISWVSWKRLCRPKCDGGIGFRDFELFNNALLGKQAWRLVTEPECLWARVMKARYFRTGEFMTADVGYRPSYTWRSILGARTVLERGLRWRIGDGRDTRVWGHVWVEGNESGKVISPCGPGNEAMNVADLLKPYGRGWDKELVERMFLPFEATRILNIRTSPNMLRDDWYWSLDRDGEYTVKTAYACLAGDFNDIGGPSNWERERWLWNRLWKTRVWPRIKLFFWQLCSGALATLDNIAARVRGESSSCYFCTSSYESSLHLFRDCSVAKWVWSSLNLDGAEEEDITDGAGEVQDWVEGIWRAGDAREVEKYMVGCWAIWEHRNKVAFDGAMIEPDRIASRARDIFSEMETGGEGGHGCPSRRKARMEESENDGWKPAMNGYVKINVDAGVKEGEGVSTGVVCRDTRGEVLWGMTIVRSSEWDPWFAEAAAVYDGLQEAQIRGHRDVVVESDCLQVIDALQAQRNGRSLFLLLIEDILSLSTCFHFVIWSHTSHINNSVAHALAHIFPRVVGKTVWSNLLPPVADFAVAYDLSLIY, encoded by the coding sequence ATGCTGATTGATGATAACGATGTTGAGAGGACGGGGCAGGAGGCGATTGCAGGGGTTGCTTCGAACTATTTCCAGGAGCTCTTTACTTCAACACAGCCACGAGATTTCAATGCTATGCTGATAGGTTTGGAAGGAAGAGTCCATAATAGAATGAATGAGAGGCTGCGGCTCGAATACCGAGAAGAGGAAGTGGTGGAGGCCTTGAACCAGATGCATCCGCTCAAAGCGCCGGGACCTGATGGTATGAATGCTCTATTCTTTCAATCTTTCTGGCACATTATTGGGTCGGATGTTATTGCGACGATCTTGGGTATCTTACGCGGGGAGCTGGACCCGAATGAttttaataaaactaatattgtGTTGATACCAAAGAAGAAGGCGCCGGATAAAATTAGAGATTTCCGACCGATCAGTCTTTGTAATGTGGTGTATAAGCTGGTCTCTAAGGTTCTTGCTAATAGGCTGAAAGGGTTTCTTGGAGAGATTGTGTCTGAAAATCAGAGTGCTTTTACCCCGGGCCGTTTGATAACTGATAATGTGCTTATTGCGTTCGAAATGTTTCATCATATGAAGTGCTCAAGCAATGCAGAGGGCGGTATGGCGATCAAATTAGACATGGCTAAAGCCTATGATAGGGTGGAGTGGGTGTTTCTCAGACGGGTTTTAGAGGTGATGGATTTTGACAGGGGTTGGGTCTCGCGGGTAATGGCCTGTGTATCGTCTGTTTCTTTCTCTGTTCTCATTAATGGTTTCCCGACGGATAATTTTCGCCCTCAGCGAGGGCTACGCCAGGGAGATCCCTTATCACCGTATTTGTTTATTCTCTGTGCGGAAGCGCTCTCCAACCTTGTCCGGAGAGCTGTGGAACGGGGGACTCTAACTGGGCTACGGATATCGAGCTGTGCGCGCATTTCTCATTTATTTTTTGcggatgatagcatttttttcgTGAAAGCGAATGAGGAGGAAGCGGGCGTGGTGAATGACATTTTGCGACGGTATGAAGCTGCTTCAGGCCAATTAGTAAGTTTGGACAAGACTACTGTTTCTTTCAGTAAGGGGGTCCGGAGGGATGTGAGAGAGCAAATAGCTGCGAGACTTGGGGTGAGGGAGGTGGAGGTTCAGGAGAGATACTTGGGTTTACCGACGGTTGTGGGGCACTCTAAAAAAGTTCTCACGGACATCCTTCGGGATAAACTAAGTAAGAGGTTACAAGGTTGGCGGGGGAAATTACTGTCAAGGGCTGGTAGGGAGGTTCTCATAAAGGTTGTGGCCAATTCACttcctacctatgtgatgagtgtgtTCAAAATCCCGGCGAACTTTTGTAACGTTCTCAAATCGATGGTGGCTCGGTTCTGGTGGGGACATGAGGAGGGCAAAAGAGGTATATCTTGGGTTTCATGGAAGCGTTTATGTCGGCCCAAGTGTGATGGTGGAATTGGGTTTCGAGATTTCGAGCTATTCAATAACGCACTTTTAGGTAAACAGGCGTGGCGTCTTGTGACTGAACCTGAATGCTTATGGGCTCGAGTTATGAAGGCTCGTTATTTCCGAACGGGAGAGTTTATGACTGCGGATGTGGGATATAGACCGAGCTACACTTGGAGAAGTATCCTTGGCGCCCGTACGGTTTTGGAGCGAGGGTTGCGATGGAGAATTGGAGATGGACGAGATACGAGGGTGTGGGGGCATGTGTGGGTCGAAGGTAATGAGAGTGGTAAGGTTATTTCACCGTGTGGACCGGGGAACGAAGCTATGAATGTGGCTGACCTTTTGAAGCCGTACGGGAGGGGATGGGATAAGGAGCTGGTGGAGAGAATGTTCCTGCCTTTTGAAGCGACCCGTATTTTAAATATCCGCACTAGTCCGAACATGCTGAGGGATGACTGGTATTGGAGTCTTGATAGAGATGGGGAGTATACTGTCAAAACGGCATATGCTTGTTTGGCAGGGGATTTTAATGATATAGGTGGTCCGTCGAACTGGGAGAGAGAAAGATGGTTGTGGAATCGGCTTTGGAAAACTCGGGTGTGGCCTCGCATCAAGCTTTTCTTCTGGCAGCTGTGTAGCGGAGCGCTGGCAACCTTGGATAACATAGCAGCTCGAGTAAGAGGTGAGTCTTCTTCTTGTTATTTTTGTACCTCTAGTTACGAATCATCTTTACACTTGTTCCGAGATTGCAGTGTGGCTAAGTGGGTGTGGAGTTCTCTCAACCTGGATGGGGCCGAGGAGGAGGATATAACGGATGGGGCGGGTGAGGTTCAGGACTGGGTGGAGGGGATTTGGCGGGCTGGTGATGCGCGGGAGGTGGAGAAGTACATGGTTGGATGTTGGGCGATCTGGGAGCACAGGAACAAGGTAGCGTTTGACGGGGCCATGATAGAACCGGATAGAATTGCAAGTCGTGCTAGGGACATCTTTTCGGAGATGGAAACCGGGGGTGAGGGGGGACATGGCTGTCCAAGTAGGAGAAAAGCGAGGATGGAGGAGAGTGAGAATGACGGGTGGAAGCCGGCGATGAATGGCTATGTCAAGATTAATGTAGATGCGGGGGTCAAGGAAGGGGAAGGAGTTAGCACGGGAGTAGTTTGCCGGGATACAAGAGGGGAGGTGTTATGGGGCATGACGATAGTGCGAAGCTCGGAGTGGGATCCTTGGTTTGCTGAAGCGGCTGCAGTATATGATGGTCTGCAAGAGGCACAGATTCGTGGTCACCGAGATGTAGTGGTGGAGAGTGACTGCCTTCAGGTGATTGACGCGCTGCAAGCACAACGTAATGGGAGGAGTTTGTTTTTATTACTTATCGAAGACATTTTATCGCTTTCAACTTGTTTTCATTTTGTAATTTGGTCGCATACGAGTCATATTAATAACTCGGTAGCCCATGCTTTAGCTCATATTTTTCCTAGGGTAGTTGGTAAAACTGTGTGGTCGAACTTGTTACCTCCTGTTGCGGACTTTGCGGTGGCGTATGATTTATCTTTAATATATTAA
- the LOC141600310 gene encoding uncharacterized protein At2g39795, mitochondrial-like, with protein MASLIQQTLKLNRCLYSLSGNLSYILRQIPAGNRRFTVESPASYVTDAKARSPFDSNIIRILRTEIDYQYDYGPPNEATPSYESFSIEERPGQEFIRLKRKFGENEDIKIEATMFDGCVSHPKAGDDNDGENIQLHISLLVDIYKGEGSDGLGFVCSAWPDGLEILKVYTLRSKLLSPKAHMGPNLRKVDPKLRKALHDYLKARGVNEELSCFLHHYMVNKDRSELFRWLNTLKSFVEM; from the exons ATGGCTTCTCTAATTCAACAAACCCTAAAACTCAACCGTTGTCTATATTCTCTCTCCGGCAATCTCAGCTACATTCTCCGGCAAATTCCTGCTGGCAATCGCCGTTTTACGGTGGAATCTCCGGCGTCTTACGTCACTGATGCAAAAGCTCGATCACCGTTTGATTCCAACATTATTAGAATTCTTCGCACTGAGATTGATTATCAGTATGATTATGGTCCTCCTAATGAG GCAACTCCAAGTTACGAGTCCTTTTCGATTGAAGAACGTCCAGGTCAAGAATTCATAAGGCTTAAGCGTAAATTTGGAGAGAATGAAGATATTAAAATTGAGGCTACAATGTTTGATGGCTGTGTTTCTCATCCCAAAGCTGGTGACGATAATGATGGTGAAAATATTCAGCTTCACATCAGCTTGTTAGTTGACATATATAAGGGCGAGGGATCTGATGGACTGGGATTTGTATGCTCTGCATGGCCTGATGGTTTGGAGATCCTGAAAGTATATACATTACGTAGCAAATTACTATCGCCAAAAGCTCACATGGGACCTAATCTACG CAAAGTGGATCCCAAGCTTCGGAAGGCACTGCATGATTACTTAAAAGCTAGAGGAGTAAATGAAGAACTTTCTTGTTTCTTACATCATTATATGGTCAACAAGGATAGAAGTGAACTCTTTCGATGGTTGAACACACTCAAATCGTTTGTCGAAATGTGA
- the LOC141600309 gene encoding zinc finger protein 3-like, with the protein MEQAEIEELCHSGTSSNISPQEVALSYLYMPPFVQHRDENLRRHEDKEDDIQETISKNRIPLEFELFDEEDSSHETNTELNLIDCFKMGSSDQSSSETPQAPESESRVFSCNYCHRKFYSSQALGGHQNAHKRERTIAKQNQRIGATIAATAAAFGHPYLHHHHHHHHHQQQIHHHQHNFSPNRSLGIQVHSMNHNKPSTYMKMSPDFRNVYGHGWLRLPIEQQAAVGKLVAETALRGEAGGWWLGNTSGKANQEDPIKLDLSLKL; encoded by the coding sequence ATGGAGCAAGCAGAGATAGAAGAACTATGTCATTCCGGTACGTCAAGTAATATCTCGCCGCAAGAAGTTGCTCTGTCATACCTGTACATGCCACCATTTGTACAGCATAGAGACGAGAATCTAAGACGACATGAAGATAAAGAAGATGATATACAAGAGACTATCTCAAAGAACCGAATTCCATTGGAGTTCGAattgtttgatgaagaagattcAAGCCATGAAACCAACACCGAACTCAATCTTATCGATTGCTTTAAAATGGGTTCATCCGATCAAAGTTCATCAGAAACTCCTCAAGCACCAGAAAGTGAGTCCAGGGTTTTCTCATGCAACTACTGTCACAGAAAATTCTACAGTTCACAGGCCTTAGGTGGGCATCAGAATGCTCACAAGCGAGAAAGGACAATAGCAAAGCAAAACCAGAGGATTGGAGCTACCATAGCAGCCACCGCAGCCGCCTTTGGCCACCCTTACTtgcaccatcaccatcaccatcaccatcaccaacaacaaatacaccaccaccaacacaatTTCTCTCCTAACAGATCACTCGGAATTCAGGTACACTCAATGAATCATAATAAACCTAGTACTTACATGAAAATGTCTCCTGATTTCAGAAATGTGTACGGACATGGGTGGTTGAGGTTGCCTATTGAGCAACAAGCAGCTGTTGGGAAGCTTGTAGCAGAGACAGCCCTAAGAGGTGAAGCTGGTGGCTGGTGGCTTGGTAACACTTCAGGGAAAGCTAATCAGGAAGACCCCATAAAGCTTGATCTATCCCTAAAGCTCTGA